From Sus scrofa isolate TJ Tabasco breed Duroc chromosome 18, Sscrofa11.1, whole genome shotgun sequence, a single genomic window includes:
- the LOC100518456 gene encoding uncharacterized protein LOC100518456, with product MALCDVGLGCRVTVPGQPPAVRGLCLLCSPLSCSHPGPASSVATMSRHLNMDTVLQNFWKEEYLREKMLGCEWHRKYGSMVKAKQKAKAAAHLPLKLPTLPHKAPPSPPPVLKALPSRAPSPAPEAPIQSDMRPAPPATRALLYEGISHDFQGRYRYLNTRKLDMPETRYHFPITSNFTYGWQLGPPVKQEQVSCKMCRMESFFRKNGAFALLDPRDLAL from the exons atggccctgTGTGATGTGGGGCTTGGTTGCCGAGTGACTGTCCCTGGGCAGCCACCTGCTGTCAGAGGACTCTGCTTGCTCTGCTCACCCCTCAGCTGCAGTCACCCTGGTCCCGCTTCTTCCGTTGCCACCATGTCACGGCACCTCAACATGGACACGGTGCTGCAGAACTTCTGGAAGGAGGAATATCTGAGGGAGAAGATGTTGGGCTGCGAATGGCACCGCAAGTACGGGTCGATGGTGAAGGCCAAGCAGAAGGCTAAGGCTGCAGCCCACCTACCCCTCAAGCTGCCCACACTGCCCCACAAAGCCCCGCCGTCCCCCCCGCCTGTCCTCAAAGCCCTTCCTTccagagcccccagccctgccccggaAGCTCCTATCCAGTCAGACATGCGCCCAGCACCGCCTGCCACCCGGGCCCTGCTGTATGAAGGCATCTCCCACGACTTCCAGGGCCGCTACCGCTACCTCAACACCCGCAAACTGGACATGCCAGAGACGCGCTACCACTTCCCCATCACCAGCAACTTCACGTATGGCTGGCAGCTGG GCCCCCCAGTGAAGCAAGAACAGGTCTCCTGCAAGATGTGCCGCATGGAATCTTTCTTCCGCAAGAATGGGGCCTTCGCACTGCTTGACCCCCGGGACCTGGCCCTCTGA
- the ATP6V1F gene encoding V-type proton ATPase subunit F, with amino-acid sequence MAGRGKLIAVIGDEDTVTGFLLGGIGELNKNRHPNFLVVEKDTTINEIEDTFRQFLNREDIGIILINQYIAEMVRHALDAHQRSIPAVLEIPSKEHPYDAAKDSILRRAKGMFTAEDLR; translated from the exons ATGGCGGGGAGGGGGAAGCTAATTGCGGTGATCGGAGACGAAGACACGGTGACTGGCTTCCTGCTGGGCGGCATAGGGGAGCTTAACAAAAACCGCCACCCTAATTTCCTGGTGGTGGAGAAGGATACAACCATCAATGAGATCGAAGACACTTTCCG GCAGTTCCTCAACCGGGAGGACATCGGCATCATCCTCATCAACCAGTACATCGCAGAGATGGTGCGGCACGCGCTCGACGCCCACCAGCGCTCCATCCCAGCCGTCCTGGAGATCCCGTCCAAGGAGCACCCCTATGATGCTGCCAAGGACTCCATCCTGCGCAGGGCCAAGGGCATGTTCACGGCTGAAGACCTACGCTAG